One genomic region from Streptomyces venezuelae encodes:
- a CDS encoding thiolase domain-containing protein, translated as MTPHHRPAREVAIVAFAQSHHRRRTDDLSEVEMVMPVLHDVLRQTGLKASDIGFTCSGSSDYLAGRAFSFTMALDGVGAWPPISESHVETDGAWALYEAWVKLLTGEADTALVYSYGKSSPGSVRDVLTRQLDPYYLAPLWPDSVALAALQAQALVDAGHTDENALAAIAERSRTDAAANPHAQLPGTRPQGEYVVRPLRTGDCPPIGDGVAAVVLAAGDLARELCERPAWIRGMDHRIEAHSLGVRDLTDSPSTRLAAERAGAFDLPHGLKGMGGAPAVDTAELHAPFTSQEVVLAKALGLDASVRINPSGGALAANPVMAAGLIRLGEAAARIHRGASDRALAHATSGPCLQQNLVAVLEGDPRA; from the coding sequence GTGACGCCGCACCACCGGCCCGCACGAGAGGTGGCGATCGTCGCCTTCGCCCAGAGCCACCACCGCCGCCGCACCGACGACCTCTCCGAGGTCGAGATGGTCATGCCCGTCCTGCACGACGTGCTCCGGCAGACCGGACTCAAGGCCTCCGACATCGGGTTCACCTGCTCCGGCTCCTCCGACTACCTCGCAGGACGGGCCTTCTCCTTCACCATGGCCCTCGACGGCGTCGGTGCCTGGCCGCCCATCTCCGAGTCCCACGTCGAGACGGACGGCGCCTGGGCCCTGTACGAGGCCTGGGTGAAGCTCCTCACCGGGGAGGCCGACACCGCCCTCGTCTACTCCTACGGGAAGTCCTCGCCCGGTTCCGTACGCGACGTCCTCACCCGCCAGCTCGACCCCTACTACCTCGCCCCGCTCTGGCCCGACTCCGTCGCCCTCGCCGCTCTCCAGGCCCAGGCGCTCGTCGACGCGGGCCACACCGACGAAAACGCCCTCGCCGCCATCGCCGAGCGGAGCCGGACCGACGCGGCGGCCAACCCGCACGCCCAACTGCCCGGCACCCGCCCCCAGGGCGAGTACGTCGTCCGGCCCCTCCGCACCGGCGACTGCCCGCCCATCGGCGACGGCGTCGCCGCCGTCGTCCTCGCCGCCGGCGACCTGGCCCGCGAACTCTGCGAACGCCCCGCCTGGATCCGGGGCATGGACCACCGCATCGAGGCCCACTCCCTCGGCGTCCGCGACCTCACCGACTCGCCCTCCACCCGCCTCGCCGCCGAACGCGCCGGAGCCTTCGACCTCCCCCATGGCCTTAAGGGCATGGGAGGTGCCCCCGCCGTCGACACCGCCGAACTCCACGCCCCCTTCACCTCCCAGGAGGTCGTGCTCGCCAAGGCCCTCGGCCTCGACGCGAGCGTCCGGATCAACCCCTCCGGCGGCGCGCTCGCAGCCAACCCCGTCATGGCCGCCGGCCTCATCCGCCTCGGCGAGGCCGCCGCCCGCATCCACCGGGGCGCCTCCGACCGCGCCCTCGCCCACGCCACCTCCGGGCCCTGCCTCCAGCAGAACCTGGTCGCCGTCCTGGAAGGGGACCCCCGTGCCTAA
- a CDS encoding thiolase domain-containing protein — translation MPKEPVAVVGIGQTKHVAARQDVSIAGLVREAAVRALADAELTWADIDAVVIGKAPDFFEGVMMPELYLADALGAVGKPMLRVHTAGSVGGSTALVAANLVAAGVHRTVLTLAFEKQSESNAMWGLSLPVPFQQPLLAGAGGFFAPHVRAYMRRTGAPDAIGSLVAYKDRRNALKNPYAHLHEHDLTLEKVQASPMLWDPIRYSETCPSSDGACAMVLTNRAGAARAPRPAAWVHGGAMRSEPTLFAGKDFVSPQAGRDCAADVYRQAGITDPRREIDAVEMYVPFSWYEPMWLENLGFAEEGEGWKLTEAGVTELDGDLPVNPSGGVLSTNPIGASGMIRFAEAALQVRGEAGEHQVEGARRALGHAYGGGAQFFSMWLVGDTPPAG, via the coding sequence GTGCCTAAAGAGCCCGTCGCCGTCGTCGGCATCGGCCAGACCAAGCACGTCGCCGCCCGGCAGGACGTCTCGATCGCCGGACTCGTCCGCGAGGCCGCCGTCCGCGCCCTGGCGGACGCGGAGCTGACCTGGGCGGACATCGACGCCGTCGTCATCGGCAAGGCCCCCGACTTCTTCGAGGGCGTGATGATGCCGGAGCTGTACCTCGCCGACGCCCTCGGCGCGGTCGGCAAGCCCATGCTCCGGGTGCACACGGCCGGATCGGTCGGCGGCTCCACCGCGCTCGTCGCCGCCAACCTCGTCGCGGCGGGCGTCCACCGGACCGTCCTCACCCTCGCCTTCGAGAAGCAGTCCGAGTCCAACGCCATGTGGGGCCTCTCCCTGCCCGTCCCCTTCCAGCAGCCGCTACTCGCCGGGGCCGGCGGCTTCTTCGCCCCGCACGTCCGCGCCTACATGCGCCGCACCGGCGCCCCCGACGCGATCGGCTCCCTCGTCGCGTACAAGGACCGGCGCAACGCCCTCAAGAACCCCTACGCCCACCTCCACGAGCACGACCTGACCCTGGAGAAGGTCCAGGCCTCCCCGATGCTCTGGGACCCGATCCGGTACTCGGAGACCTGCCCGTCCTCGGACGGCGCCTGCGCCATGGTCCTCACGAACCGCGCCGGGGCGGCCCGCGCGCCGCGCCCGGCCGCCTGGGTGCACGGCGGCGCCATGCGCAGCGAGCCCACCCTCTTCGCCGGCAAGGACTTCGTCTCGCCGCAGGCGGGCCGGGACTGCGCCGCCGACGTCTACCGGCAGGCCGGCATCACGGACCCGAGGCGGGAGATCGACGCCGTCGAGATGTACGTGCCGTTCTCCTGGTACGAACCGATGTGGCTGGAGAACCTCGGCTTCGCCGAGGAGGGCGAGGGATGGAAGCTCACCGAGGCCGGGGTGACGGAACTCGACGGCGACCTGCCCGTGAACCCCTCGGGCGGGGTGCTCTCCACCAACCCCATCGGAGCCTCCGGCATGATCCGCTTCGCCGAGGCCGCACTCCAGGTACGCGGCGAGGCGGGCGAGCACCAGGTGGAGGGCGCGCGGCGGGCGCTCGGACACGCCTACGGAGGCGGCGCGCAGTTCTTCTCCATGTGGCTGGTCGGGGACACCCCGCCCGCCGGCTGA
- a CDS encoding ACT domain-containing protein — protein MNAERDLTRLLAGMRPELAPGRYVFTTVAGPAAPAGVAPVVTVTESEGLTLVVRQEEADAASLPYDYVAGWITLRIHSALDAVGLTAAVAGALADAGMSCNVVAGFHHDHLFVEHARAEEALAVLERLTEGGDLQGRP, from the coding sequence ATGAACGCCGAACGCGACCTGACCCGACTCCTCGCCGGAATGCGACCGGAACTCGCCCCCGGGCGGTACGTCTTCACCACGGTGGCGGGCCCCGCCGCCCCGGCCGGGGTCGCCCCCGTCGTCACCGTGACCGAGAGCGAGGGGCTCACCCTCGTCGTACGCCAGGAGGAGGCGGACGCCGCCTCCCTCCCGTACGACTACGTCGCGGGGTGGATCACCCTGCGGATCCACTCCGCGCTCGACGCCGTCGGCCTGACGGCCGCCGTCGCGGGCGCGCTCGCCGACGCGGGCATGAGCTGCAACGTCGTGGCCGGGTTCCACCACGACCACCTCTTCGTGGAACACGCGCGGGCGGAGGAGGCGTTGGCCGTGCTGGAGCGCCTCACGGAGGGCGGCGACCTTCAGGGGCGTCCCTAG